The following coding sequences lie in one Pseudomonas syringae CC1557 genomic window:
- a CDS encoding LysR family transcriptional regulator: protein MRRKIPSTTALVSFEAAARHESFTKAANELSLTQGAICRQIGGLEEYLGVELFRRSRRGVKLTEAGLSYSRRVALQLDAVERDTLSIMGQQGANAIELAVVPTFGTQWLLPRLKDFQLKHPDVTVHLTNRTRPFLFADTHFDAAIYFGDADWSGTESHRLMGENSMPVCSPSLLKGRDSLSAGELAELPLLQQTTRPYAWRQWFNAQGLDVPRDMTGPRYELFSMLAQAAMHEMGVALIPPFLIQRELHEQRLVIANTRSLPSNKAYHLMIPERKVESASLTAFRDWLVDQAQDYRLPKNNA, encoded by the coding sequence ATGAGACGCAAGATACCCAGCACTACCGCGCTGGTGAGTTTCGAGGCCGCCGCGCGACACGAAAGCTTTACCAAAGCCGCCAATGAGCTGTCCCTGACGCAAGGCGCCATCTGCCGACAGATTGGCGGGCTGGAGGAGTACCTCGGCGTGGAACTGTTCCGACGTTCCCGAAGAGGCGTGAAGCTGACTGAAGCAGGCCTTTCCTACAGCCGTCGTGTTGCCCTGCAACTGGATGCCGTCGAGCGCGATACGCTATCGATCATGGGCCAGCAAGGTGCCAACGCTATCGAGCTGGCTGTGGTTCCCACGTTTGGCACGCAATGGTTATTGCCGCGTCTGAAAGACTTCCAGCTGAAGCATCCTGACGTCACGGTTCACCTGACCAATCGCACCAGGCCCTTCCTGTTCGCTGACACCCACTTCGATGCCGCCATCTATTTTGGCGATGCCGACTGGTCCGGCACCGAGTCGCATCGGTTGATGGGCGAGAACTCCATGCCGGTGTGCAGCCCGTCTTTGCTGAAAGGTCGAGACAGTCTGTCGGCAGGCGAACTGGCCGAGTTGCCGCTGCTGCAACAAACCACCCGTCCCTACGCCTGGCGCCAGTGGTTCAACGCGCAGGGCCTCGACGTGCCGCGCGACATGACCGGGCCTCGTTATGAGCTGTTTTCGATGCTGGCTCAGGCAGCCATGCACGAGATGGGTGTAGCACTGATTCCGCCCTTCCTTATCCAGCGCGAGCTGCATGAACAGCGCCTGGTGATTGCCAATACACGTTCGTTACCCAGCAACAAGGCTTACCACCTGATGATTCCCGAACGCAAAGTGGAGTCGGCGTCACTGACCGCGTTTCGAGACTGGCTGGTCGATCAGGCCCAAGATTACAGACTGCCTAAAAATAACGCCTGA
- a CDS encoding CaiB/BaiF CoA transferase family protein, with protein sequence MGALSHIRVLDLSRVLAGPWAGQILADLGADVIKVERPGCGDDTRAWGPPFLRDAAGRDTTEAAYYLSANRNKQSVTIDFTRPEGQKLVRELAAKSDIVIENFKVGGLAAYGLDYLSLKVINPRLIYCSITGFGQSGPYARRPGYDFMIQALGGLMSLTGLPEGEEGAGPVKVGVALTDILTGLYSTTAILAALAHRDQSGIGQCIDMALLDVQVACLANQAMNYLTTGVSPGRLGNAHPNIVPYQSFPTADGDLILTVGNDGQFRKFAEVAGHPQWADDPRFLGNNLRVAHRAELIPLIRQVTVFRTTAQWVSDLQAAGVPCGPVNDLAQVFADPQVVARGLAIKLPHALAGNVPQVASPIRLSATPVEYRRAPPLLGEHTAQVLQDLLALSGEEVALLRAQGVL encoded by the coding sequence ATGGGCGCGCTTTCACACATCAGGGTGCTGGACCTCTCGCGAGTGCTGGCCGGACCCTGGGCCGGGCAGATACTGGCGGATCTGGGGGCTGACGTGATCAAGGTCGAGCGTCCTGGTTGCGGCGATGATACTCGCGCGTGGGGGCCGCCGTTCCTGCGCGATGCAGCCGGGCGGGATACCACCGAGGCCGCCTATTACCTGTCGGCCAATCGCAATAAGCAGTCAGTCACCATTGATTTCACGCGTCCTGAGGGGCAGAAGCTGGTGAGGGAGCTGGCAGCGAAGTCCGATATTGTCATTGAAAACTTCAAGGTCGGTGGGTTGGCGGCCTATGGGCTGGATTACCTCTCGCTGAAGGTGATCAATCCGCGGCTTATCTATTGCTCCATCACCGGGTTCGGGCAAAGCGGTCCTTATGCCAGGCGTCCGGGGTATGACTTCATGATTCAGGCGCTTGGCGGCCTGATGAGCCTTACCGGTTTGCCGGAGGGTGAAGAGGGGGCTGGCCCGGTGAAAGTCGGCGTGGCGCTGACCGATATTCTGACCGGGTTGTATTCGACGACGGCGATTCTTGCTGCCCTGGCCCATCGCGATCAAAGCGGGATCGGGCAATGCATTGATATGGCCCTGCTGGATGTACAGGTCGCCTGCCTGGCCAATCAGGCGATGAATTACCTGACTACCGGCGTATCACCTGGGCGGCTCGGTAATGCTCATCCGAATATCGTGCCCTATCAGAGCTTCCCGACGGCTGACGGGGACCTGATCCTCACCGTGGGTAATGACGGTCAGTTCAGGAAATTTGCCGAGGTGGCGGGTCATCCGCAGTGGGCGGACGATCCGCGCTTCCTCGGCAACAATCTGCGCGTTGCTCATCGTGCCGAGCTGATCCCTCTGATCCGTCAGGTCACGGTATTCAGGACGACTGCCCAGTGGGTCAGCGATCTACAGGCAGCGGGTGTGCCATGTGGCCCGGTCAATGACCTGGCTCAGGTGTTCGCTGATCCGCAGGTTGTGGCGCGTGGATTGGCGATCAAGCTTCCTCATGCGCTCGCCGGTAATGTGCCGCAGGTCGCCAGTCCGATTCGACTGTCCGCGACTCCGGTTGAATATCGCAGGGCGCCTCCCTTATTGGGGGAGCACACGGCTCAGGTCCTTCAGGACCTTTTAGCGCTGTCTGGTGAGGAGGTAGCGCTGCTGCGTGCGCAAGGTGTGTTGTAG
- a CDS encoding Re/Si-specific NAD(P)(+) transhydrogenase subunit alpha has product MHIGVPLETQTRETRVAATPETIKKLISQGHSVTVQSGAGVHASFPDSAYEAAGAAIGSANEAYASEVILRVVAPDDNELALIKSGSVLIGMLNPFNSELISKMAERGITAFALEAAPRTSRAQSLDVLSSQANIAGYKAVLLAAHHYPRFMPMLMTAAGTVKAARVLILGAGVAGLQAIATAKRLGAVVEASDVRPAVKEQIESLGAKFIDVPYETDEERECAEGVGGYARPMPVSWMQRQAAAVHEKARLADIVITTALIPGRKAPVLLSAETVAQMKPGSVVIDLAAAQGGNCPLTVADQVIVEHGVTLVGHTNLPALVAADASALYARNLLDFMKLLFDKDGIFSINLEDDIVAACLMCRDGHVVRKNG; this is encoded by the coding sequence GTGCACATTGGTGTTCCCCTCGAAACCCAGACACGCGAAACCCGGGTGGCTGCCACGCCGGAAACCATCAAAAAGCTGATCAGCCAGGGACACAGCGTTACCGTACAAAGCGGAGCCGGGGTTCATGCCAGTTTTCCGGACAGCGCTTATGAAGCAGCAGGCGCGGCCATTGGCAGCGCGAACGAGGCGTACGCGAGTGAGGTGATCCTCAGAGTCGTGGCCCCGGACGATAACGAACTGGCCCTGATCAAGAGCGGCTCGGTGCTCATCGGCATGCTCAACCCGTTCAACAGCGAACTGATCAGCAAGATGGCCGAACGCGGCATTACCGCTTTCGCTCTGGAAGCGGCGCCGCGCACCTCTCGTGCGCAGAGCCTCGACGTGCTTTCCTCCCAAGCCAACATCGCGGGCTACAAGGCCGTATTACTCGCCGCGCATCACTACCCGCGCTTTATGCCAATGCTGATGACAGCGGCGGGCACCGTCAAAGCAGCACGCGTGCTGATTCTCGGTGCAGGCGTGGCCGGTCTGCAGGCGATTGCGACGGCTAAACGGCTCGGCGCGGTGGTCGAAGCGTCGGATGTGCGACCGGCCGTTAAAGAGCAGATCGAATCGCTGGGTGCCAAATTCATTGATGTTCCGTACGAGACCGATGAAGAGCGCGAGTGCGCCGAAGGTGTCGGCGGCTATGCGCGCCCGATGCCCGTCAGCTGGATGCAGCGCCAGGCCGCCGCCGTTCACGAGAAAGCCAGGCTGGCGGACATTGTGATCACCACTGCGCTCATCCCGGGCCGCAAGGCACCGGTTCTGCTCAGCGCCGAGACCGTGGCCCAGATGAAGCCCGGCTCGGTGGTGATCGACCTTGCGGCCGCACAAGGCGGCAACTGCCCGCTGACCGTTGCCGATCAGGTGATCGTCGAGCATGGCGTCACCCTCGTCGGGCACACCAATCTGCCCGCATTGGTTGCCGCCGATGCGTCTGCGCTCTACGCCCGCAACCTGCTGGATTTCATGAAGCTGCTGTTCGACAAGGACGGCATATTCTCGATCAACCTCGAAGACGACATCGTCGCCGCGTGCCTGATGTGCCGCGACGGACACGTCGTCCGCAAAAACGGCTGA
- a CDS encoding NAD(P) transhydrogenase subunit alpha gives MEEFISPGVYNLIIFVLAIYVGYHVVWNVTPALHTPLMAVTNAISAIVIVGAMLAAALTVTPLGKTMGTLAVALAAVNVFGGFLVTRRMLEMFRKKAPKAKDEVPKS, from the coding sequence ATGGAAGAGTTTATTTCCCCCGGCGTCTACAACCTGATCATTTTCGTACTGGCCATCTATGTCGGCTACCACGTGGTCTGGAACGTTACGCCCGCGCTGCACACCCCCCTGATGGCCGTTACCAATGCGATCTCCGCGATTGTGATCGTCGGTGCAATGCTTGCCGCCGCCCTGACTGTCACGCCTCTGGGCAAGACCATGGGCACATTGGCCGTCGCGCTGGCGGCAGTGAATGTATTTGGCGGATTTCTGGTCACTCGGCGAATGCTTGAGATGTTCAGGAAGAAGGCACCCAAAGCGAAAGACGAGGTGCCCAAGTCATGA
- a CDS encoding non-ribosomal peptide synthetase has translation MKRLEIVLIGRSLTLSELTAELQAHGHAVQHLPDQNALQAWSGAGSSLLIEDGSLDLNEALLKTSGRCVRVGLRVGFSAALASGLPRLELMCWQGSARSQRLITREWLNTDESGNGRMLRDEAVARLVELTALHVSRLSRDDSYLDSLPTAQPAQSEQQDSVQAIDRLLFEHRLNQTAQPHLLKVAETPISERLEQALLKFAGRPALLIHDQAYSYRELHAYSVTLQHHLRPLLLEHRAAGTQPVIGICLPKSVELYAGILAILGCGAVYLPLDPSQPLQRQQYILENAGAMLLLHDGTHPLAAAEFPALDISAMAVREVPATLIRVVPDPDAPCMALYTSGTTGQPKGVSLSQRNLSHFTAWYAEYASLNERSRVLQFSTLSFDSSIIDIFPTWLSGAELVVPDEDQRRDPLQLLGVLQHGITHAFLPPALLSILPLDQPLGLEHVMTGGDVCEPHVIAQLAGQCHFHNLYGPTEATVLVTAFAFQSSGSNRTLGQPIANSQVWILDEQLQPVAEQTPGELYIVGPGVCLGYINNPELTAERYVRLETPDGQHLRAYRTGDIAKWTADGVELIGRRDNQVKIRGFRVEPEEIEHCLRASQLYRQVAVVVDGQRRILAFLAQPYGAHDEQALRAHVQRLLPDYMHPAVYTLLPCMPFAGNGKIDRKALLEIPLSFTEQHTRRLATTAQEQTLVELWAELLELPPGDISTDESFFNLGGHSILLSRLLLGIRERFGRSIPINRFIEAPTVLTLASLIDSDGTSEHSISPQALLDANAEVQLSTLPSSKLGDVHKVIVTGANGFLGVHIVEALLNCGATEIACLVREGPGQSAQQRFEHALRENRLDHLDLSRVSVYSADVTKPRLGLNDVAYERLDREFGALVHNAANVNHVQDYETLARDNVAPIFECLKLCEGRSKKIFNFVSTLSASSATDAAGNVLEQPAAETPPIYIKNGYNLSKWVAERALQRARDQGAWVNIYRPGNIAFNSLSGVCQPQKNRLMLMLKGSLQLGQVPEFDINFDLMPVDFLARFIGFHASRYMPERAVFNLHNPEPLSWSSYVEAFRESGHPFELVSVARWQAQLGRVDYQNALFGVLGFYLDGLEEDIGDISMIEYQNTLAGIRHMGEQYPQKTPALLRKGCDYLKEIDFI, from the coding sequence ATGAAGCGCCTGGAGATTGTGCTCATCGGTCGCAGCCTGACCTTGAGTGAACTGACAGCCGAATTGCAGGCGCATGGGCATGCGGTGCAGCACTTGCCCGATCAGAACGCTCTGCAAGCGTGGTCAGGTGCTGGCAGCTCACTGCTGATCGAAGACGGCAGCCTGGACCTGAACGAGGCCCTGCTGAAAACATCCGGACGTTGCGTGCGTGTTGGTCTGCGCGTCGGTTTCAGTGCTGCGCTGGCGTCGGGACTGCCACGTCTGGAGCTGATGTGCTGGCAGGGATCTGCCAGATCTCAACGCTTGATCACGCGTGAGTGGCTGAACACAGATGAGTCAGGCAACGGGCGTATGCTGCGTGATGAGGCTGTCGCCAGACTGGTGGAGCTTACGGCGTTACACGTCAGTCGCCTCTCCAGGGATGACAGCTACCTCGACAGCTTACCCACCGCGCAGCCTGCCCAGAGTGAACAGCAGGACAGTGTGCAGGCGATTGATCGATTGCTGTTCGAGCATCGCCTGAATCAGACGGCACAACCGCATCTGCTGAAAGTCGCCGAAACGCCGATCAGCGAACGGCTTGAGCAGGCGCTGCTGAAGTTCGCCGGGCGCCCGGCACTGCTGATCCACGATCAGGCGTACAGCTATCGCGAGCTGCATGCATACAGCGTCACCCTGCAGCATCATTTGAGGCCGCTGCTGCTTGAGCACAGGGCAGCCGGTACACAACCGGTGATCGGCATTTGCCTGCCCAAGTCAGTCGAGCTGTATGCGGGCATTCTGGCGATTCTGGGCTGCGGTGCGGTTTATCTGCCGCTTGATCCCAGTCAGCCTCTGCAGCGTCAGCAATACATTCTGGAAAACGCTGGCGCCATGCTGTTGCTGCACGACGGGACACATCCGCTGGCGGCTGCCGAGTTTCCGGCGCTGGATATCAGTGCGATGGCCGTGCGGGAGGTGCCTGCGACCTTGATACGCGTTGTGCCTGATCCAGATGCGCCGTGTATGGCGCTGTACACGTCGGGTACTACCGGGCAGCCGAAAGGCGTGTCGCTCAGCCAGCGCAACCTCAGTCACTTCACTGCCTGGTACGCTGAGTACGCGAGCTTGAACGAACGCAGCCGGGTGCTGCAGTTTTCGACGCTGAGCTTCGACTCGTCGATTATTGATATCTTCCCGACCTGGCTCAGTGGCGCTGAACTGGTGGTACCTGACGAAGACCAGCGACGCGATCCGTTGCAGTTGCTGGGTGTGCTGCAGCACGGCATTACCCATGCGTTTTTACCACCCGCGCTGTTGAGCATTCTGCCGCTGGATCAGCCGCTGGGGCTTGAGCATGTGATGACCGGCGGCGACGTCTGTGAGCCGCACGTCATCGCGCAACTTGCCGGGCAGTGCCATTTCCATAACCTATACGGGCCCACCGAAGCGACCGTGCTGGTCACGGCCTTCGCGTTTCAGTCGTCCGGCAGCAATCGTACGCTGGGGCAGCCGATTGCCAACAGCCAGGTGTGGATTCTGGATGAGCAATTGCAGCCCGTCGCCGAGCAGACGCCGGGGGAACTGTACATCGTCGGTCCAGGCGTTTGCCTGGGCTACATAAACAATCCCGAACTGACGGCCGAGCGCTATGTTCGGCTTGAGACTCCGGACGGGCAGCACCTGCGCGCCTATCGCACCGGCGATATCGCGAAGTGGACGGCTGACGGTGTCGAGCTGATCGGTCGTCGCGACAATCAGGTGAAGATCCGGGGTTTCAGGGTCGAGCCAGAGGAGATCGAGCACTGCCTGCGCGCCAGTCAGTTGTATCGGCAAGTGGCCGTGGTGGTAGACGGCCAACGGCGCATTCTGGCGTTTCTCGCGCAACCGTATGGCGCTCATGACGAACAGGCATTGAGAGCCCATGTGCAGCGTTTGCTGCCGGACTATATGCACCCCGCCGTCTACACCCTATTGCCCTGTATGCCGTTTGCCGGCAACGGCAAGATCGATCGCAAAGCGTTGCTCGAAATCCCGCTGAGCTTTACCGAACAGCACACGCGCCGCCTGGCTACCACCGCACAGGAGCAGACACTGGTGGAGTTATGGGCAGAGCTGTTGGAGCTGCCGCCGGGGGACATCTCGACCGATGAAAGTTTTTTCAATCTGGGTGGCCATTCAATTCTGCTGTCGCGCCTGCTATTGGGTATTCGCGAACGGTTCGGGCGCAGTATTCCGATCAACCGTTTCATCGAAGCCCCTACCGTTCTGACACTGGCCAGCCTTATCGACAGCGATGGCACATCGGAACACAGCATCAGTCCGCAAGCGCTGCTGGATGCCAATGCGGAGGTTCAGCTTTCGACGTTGCCGAGCAGCAAACTGGGTGATGTTCATAAGGTCATCGTCACCGGTGCCAACGGGTTTCTCGGCGTGCATATCGTTGAGGCGCTATTGAATTGCGGAGCAACCGAGATTGCCTGTCTGGTTCGCGAAGGGCCAGGTCAAAGCGCACAGCAGCGCTTCGAGCATGCGCTACGGGAGAACCGGCTGGATCATCTGGACCTGAGTCGTGTGAGCGTCTATTCGGCCGACGTGACAAAACCCAGGCTGGGGCTCAACGATGTGGCTTATGAAAGGCTTGATCGGGAGTTTGGCGCGTTGGTGCATAACGCGGCCAATGTGAATCACGTTCAGGACTATGAAACCCTCGCTCGAGACAATGTCGCACCGATTTTCGAATGCCTGAAACTGTGTGAAGGGCGCAGCAAGAAGATCTTCAACTTTGTCTCGACGCTCTCCGCCTCCAGTGCCACGGATGCAGCCGGCAATGTGCTTGAGCAACCGGCTGCCGAGACACCTCCGATCTACATCAAGAATGGCTACAACCTTTCCAAATGGGTCGCTGAGCGTGCCCTGCAGCGCGCCAGGGATCAGGGCGCGTGGGTGAACATCTATCGCCCTGGCAACATCGCGTTCAACAGTCTCAGCGGCGTATGCCAGCCACAGAAAAACCGTTTGATGCTGATGTTGAAGGGGTCATTGCAGCTCGGCCAGGTCCCGGAGTTCGACATCAACTTCGATCTGATGCCGGTGGACTTTCTGGCGCGCTTCATCGGCTTTCATGCCAGTCGTTATATGCCTGAGCGTGCGGTGTTCAATCTGCATAACCCCGAGCCCCTGAGCTGGAGCAGTTATGTGGAGGCTTTCCGCGAATCAGGGCACCCATTCGAGCTGGTCAGCGTGGCGCGATGGCAGGCCCAGCTCGGCCGCGTCGACTACCAGAACGCACTGTTTGGCGTACTGGGTTTTTACCTTGATGGCCTGGAAGAGGACATCGGCGATATCTCGATGATCGAGTACCAGAACACCCTGGCCGGCATTCGCCACATGGGTGAGCAGTACCCGCAGAAAACTCCGGCGCTGCTGCGCAAGGGCTGCGATTACCTGAAGGAAATCGACTTCATCTGA
- a CDS encoding NAD(P)(+) transhydrogenase (Re/Si-specific) subunit beta: MSMNLVTLLYLIASICFIQALKGLSHPTTSRRGNLFGMLGMGLAVITTIGLVFKLAALSTAEGSSAGIGYIVVGLLVGGTAGSIMAKRVEMTKMPELVAFMHSMIGLAAVFIAIAAVVEPQSLGIVRHLGDSIPAGNRLELFLGAAIGAITFSGSVIAFGKLSGKYKFRLFQGAPVQFPGQHKLNLVLGLATLFFGLTFMFTGSLPAFAIMLALAFAIGILLIIPIGGADMPVVVSMLNSYSGWAAAGIGFSLNNSMLIIAGSLVGSSGAILSYIMCKAMNRSFFNVIGGGFGGATASAGPAGAKEARPVKSGSADDATFLLTNADTVIIVPGYGLAVARAQHALKELTEKLVHRGVTVKYAIHPVAGRMPGHMNVLLAEAEVPYDQVFEMDDINSEFGQADVVLVLGANDVVNPAAKNDPKSPIAGMPILEAFKARTIIVNKRSMASGYAGLDNELFYLDKTMMVFGDAKKVIEDMVKAVENT, translated from the coding sequence ATGAGCATGAATCTGGTCACGCTGTTGTACCTGATCGCTTCGATCTGCTTCATTCAAGCGCTCAAGGGCTTGTCGCACCCGACCACCTCACGCCGCGGCAATCTGTTCGGCATGCTCGGTATGGGCCTGGCGGTCATCACCACGATCGGTCTGGTATTCAAGCTGGCGGCCCTGTCGACAGCGGAAGGTTCCAGCGCGGGCATCGGCTACATCGTGGTCGGTCTGCTGGTGGGCGGTACGGCGGGCTCGATCATGGCCAAGCGTGTCGAGATGACCAAGATGCCGGAGCTGGTGGCGTTCATGCACAGCATGATCGGTCTGGCAGCGGTGTTCATTGCCATCGCCGCCGTGGTCGAGCCGCAATCACTGGGCATCGTGCGCCACCTCGGCGACTCCATTCCGGCGGGCAATCGTCTCGAGCTGTTTCTTGGTGCCGCCATTGGCGCAATCACCTTCTCCGGTTCAGTGATCGCCTTCGGCAAGCTGTCGGGCAAGTACAAATTCCGCCTGTTCCAAGGCGCACCGGTACAGTTTCCGGGGCAGCATAAACTGAATCTGGTCCTGGGCCTTGCCACGCTGTTCTTCGGCCTGACCTTCATGTTCACCGGTAGCCTCCCCGCCTTTGCGATCATGTTGGCACTGGCTTTCGCGATTGGCATACTGCTGATCATTCCGATTGGCGGCGCCGACATGCCGGTCGTGGTCTCGATGCTCAACAGCTACTCAGGCTGGGCGGCGGCGGGTATCGGCTTTTCGCTGAACAATTCGATGCTGATCATTGCCGGTTCGCTGGTGGGTTCGTCGGGTGCGATCCTTTCTTACATCATGTGCAAGGCGATGAACCGCTCCTTCTTCAATGTGATCGGGGGCGGCTTCGGCGGCGCAACGGCGTCGGCAGGCCCGGCGGGGGCGAAGGAGGCACGCCCGGTGAAGTCCGGTTCGGCAGACGACGCAACCTTTCTCCTGACCAACGCCGACACGGTGATCATCGTGCCGGGTTATGGCCTGGCGGTGGCTCGCGCGCAGCATGCGCTCAAGGAGCTGACGGAAAAGCTGGTGCATCGCGGCGTCACTGTGAAGTACGCCATTCACCCGGTGGCTGGACGCATGCCGGGGCACATGAACGTCCTGCTGGCCGAAGCAGAAGTGCCCTACGATCAGGTGTTCGAGATGGACGACATCAACTCCGAATTCGGTCAGGCCGACGTGGTGCTGGTGCTCGGCGCCAATGACGTGGTCAACCCGGCGGCCAAGAACGATCCGAAGTCACCGATTGCCGGGATGCCGATTCTGGAAGCCTTCAAGGCTAGGACCATCATCGTCAACAAGCGCTCGATGGCCAGCGGTTACGCAGGGCTGGATAACGAGCTGTTCTATCTGGACAAGACCATGATGGTGTTCGGAGACGCCAAAAAGGTGATCGAGGACATGGTGAAGGCTGTCGAAAACACCTAG
- a CDS encoding acyl-CoA dehydrogenase — protein sequence MGGKASFNWIDPLLLDQQLTEEERMVRDTAEQFAQSKLAPRVLEAFRHEKTDPAIFREMGEVGLLGATIPEEFGGSGLNYVCYGLIAREVERIDSGYRSMMSVQSSLVMVPINEFGTQAQKEKYLPKLASGEWIGCFGLTEPDHGSDPGAMITRARSVEGGYRLSGSKMWITNSPIADVFVVWAKDDAGDIRGFVLEKGWAGLSAPAIHGKVGLRASITGEIVMDNVFVPEENIFPDVRGLKGPFTCLNSARYGISWGALGAAEFCWHTARQYTLDRKQFGRPLAANQLIQKKLADMQTEITLALQGCLRLGRMKDEGTAAVEITSIMKRNSCGKSLDIARLARDMLGGNGISDEFGIARHLVNLEVVNTYEGTHDVHALILGRAQTGIQAFY from the coding sequence ATGGGCGGCAAGGCAAGCTTTAACTGGATCGATCCATTGTTGCTGGATCAGCAGCTCACTGAAGAAGAGCGCATGGTTCGCGACACTGCCGAGCAGTTCGCCCAGAGCAAGCTGGCCCCGCGCGTACTTGAAGCCTTTCGTCACGAGAAAACCGACCCGGCCATCTTTCGCGAGATGGGCGAGGTGGGGCTGCTGGGGGCGACCATCCCGGAAGAGTTCGGCGGCAGTGGTCTGAATTACGTGTGTTACGGGTTAATCGCTCGTGAAGTCGAGCGTATCGATTCGGGCTATCGGTCAATGATGAGTGTGCAGTCCTCGCTGGTGATGGTGCCGATCAATGAGTTCGGTACGCAGGCCCAGAAAGAGAAGTACCTGCCAAAACTGGCTTCTGGCGAATGGATCGGCTGCTTCGGCCTGACCGAGCCTGACCATGGCTCCGACCCGGGTGCGATGATCACCCGTGCTCGAAGCGTTGAGGGCGGCTATCGCTTGAGCGGCAGCAAGATGTGGATCACCAACAGCCCGATTGCCGACGTATTTGTCGTATGGGCCAAGGATGATGCGGGAGATATCCGTGGTTTTGTATTGGAGAAGGGTTGGGCGGGGCTGAGTGCGCCGGCCATTCATGGCAAGGTCGGGCTGCGCGCGTCGATCACTGGCGAGATTGTCATGGACAACGTGTTCGTGCCGGAAGAGAACATCTTCCCGGACGTGCGGGGTCTCAAAGGCCCGTTTACCTGCCTCAATTCGGCGCGGTACGGCATTTCCTGGGGCGCGCTGGGTGCTGCGGAGTTCTGCTGGCACACCGCGCGGCAGTACACCCTTGATCGCAAACAGTTCGGGCGCCCGCTGGCGGCCAATCAGTTGATCCAGAAAAAGCTCGCGGACATGCAGACCGAGATTACTCTGGCCCTGCAAGGTTGCTTGCGATTGGGGCGCATGAAGGATGAAGGCACGGCGGCGGTCGAGATCACTTCGATCATGAAGCGCAACTCGTGCGGCAAGTCGCTGGATATCGCCCGTCTGGCTCGCGACATGCTGGGCGGTAATGGCATCTCGGACGAGTTCGGCATCGCCAGGCATCTGGTCAACCTCGAAGTTGTGAATACCTATGAAGGGACGCATGACGTGCATGCGTTGATCCTCGGGCGGGCGCAGACCGGTATTCAGGCTTTCTATTAA
- a CDS encoding SRPBCC family protein: MKAFHSNLKPDTLIKNPEQCRVVSAVEIPSDARSVWAVVGNFGGFQAFISALETTEVTGTGAGSVRKKLFKDGNVAIEQLNSRDDHALCMTWSLIHTSLPVSNLWGAMTVEATGDQMCIASWTIVADSVQGGPEGSAFEAFLQGFADGAMSNARSLFA, from the coding sequence ATGAAAGCATTTCACAGCAATCTGAAGCCGGACACCCTGATCAAGAACCCGGAGCAATGCCGAGTCGTTTCAGCGGTGGAAATCCCAAGTGATGCACGTAGCGTGTGGGCGGTGGTGGGTAATTTTGGCGGCTTCCAGGCTTTTATCTCAGCACTGGAAACTACTGAGGTCACTGGTACCGGTGCAGGCTCGGTTCGCAAGAAGCTGTTCAAGGACGGCAACGTGGCCATCGAGCAACTGAACTCCCGCGATGATCATGCGTTGTGTATGACTTGGTCGCTGATCCACACCAGTTTGCCTGTCAGTAATCTGTGGGGGGCGATGACTGTTGAGGCTACCGGTGACCAGATGTGTATCGCAAGCTGGACGATTGTAGCGGACTCTGTTCAGGGCGGCCCTGAGGGATCTGCGTTTGAAGCGTTTCTTCAGGGGTTTGCCGACGGTGCCATGAGTAACGCGCGCAGCCTGTTTGCCTGA